In Helianthus annuus cultivar XRQ/B chromosome 8, HanXRQr2.0-SUNRISE, whole genome shotgun sequence, a single genomic region encodes these proteins:
- the LOC110872471 gene encoding patatin-like protein 7, translated as MDSNRESLELLQQEPSIDTDKLSYEIFSILESKFLFGYDERKFWKPKPVSPENSVASPETAAVTDGDVHVQSVKNQRGKICVLSIDGGGMRNILAGKALGYLEAALKKKSGDPNARIADYIDVAAGTGVGGVFTAMLFGTENQTVPIFEAEDTWRFLVERGRRLYGSGGGGGGLLKRIFRRGGVNGGLGYNTVAIENEMKKAFEVNGKSLTLKNTLKPVLIPCYDLSSSAPFLFSRADALETDSFDFRLWEVCRATSADPGLFEPVLMTSVDGKTRCLGVGGGLAMSNPTAAAITHVLHNKQEFPFVRGVEDLLVLSLGTGHSFEGNYEYDQVKGWTGKDWARPVARISGDSSADMVDHAVALAFGENRCSNYVRIQANSSSTCRFGPNVDSDPSPSNVNTLIGIADEMLKQKNVESVLFGGKRIGNQTNFEKLEWFAEELVLEHQSRSRRIAPTVAFKQTASTPT; from the exons ATGGATTCGAATCGCGAATCGTTAGAACTGCTGCAGCAGGAGCCGAGCATCGATACCGATAAGCTCAGCTACGAGATCTTCTCCATCCTCGAAAGCAAGTTCTTATTCGGTTACGACGAACGAAAGTTCTGGAAACCAAAACCCGTTTCGCCGGAAAATTCTGTTGCATCGCCGGAGACGGCGGCGGTTACCGACGGAGATGTTCATGTTCAGTCTGTGAAGAATCAGAGAGGAAAAATCTGTGTGTTGTCGATTGACGGTGGCGGAATGCGGAATATTCTCGCCGGAAAAGCGTTAGGGTATCTCGAAGCCGCGTTGAAAAAGAAGTCCGGTGATCCGAACGCGAGAATCGCCGATTATATCGATGTTGCCGCCGGTACCGGCGTCGGAGGTGTTTTCACGGCGATGTTGTTCGGAACGGAGAATCAGACGGTTCCGATTTTTGAAGCGGAGGACACGTGGCGATTTTTGGTTGAGCGAGGGAGGCGATTGTACGgcagtggtggtggcggcggtggtttGTTGAAGAGAATATTCCGGCGCGGTGGTGTTAATGGCGGTTTAGGTTATAACACGGTGGCGATTGAAAACGAAATGAAAAAGGCGTTTGAGGTCAACGGGAAAAGTTTGACTTTAAAAAACACTTTGAAGCCGGTTTTGATCCCTTGTTATGACTTATCCAGCTCGGCTCCGTTTTTGTTTTCCCGAGCCGATGCTTTGGAGACTGATAGTTTCGATTTTCGGCTTTGGGAGGTGTGTCGTGCCACGTCAGCTGATCCGGGATTGTTTGAGCCCGTGTTGATGACGTCTGTGGATGGAAAGACGCGGTGTTTGGGGGTTGGTGGTGGTTTGGCTATGAGTAATCCTACGGCGGCTGCGATCACTCACGTGTTGCATAACAAACAAGAGTTTCCATTCGTGCGTGGAGTGGAGGACCTTTTGGTACTTTCGTTGGGGACCGGTCACTCTTTTGAAGGAAACTATGAGTATGACCAAGTTAAAGGGTGGACGGGGAAAGACTGGGCTCGACCTGTGGCTCGGATTTCCGGTGATAGCTCGGCTGATATGGTGGATCATGCGGTCGCTTTAGCGTTTGGTGAGAATCGTTGTAGCAATTATGTTCGTATACAG GCAAACAGTTCAAGTACGTGCCGATTCGGGCCCAATGTTGATTCGGATCCTAGTCCAAGCAATGTAAACACACTCATCGGCATAGCTGATGAAATGTTGAAGCAAAAAAACGTTGAATCGGTGTTGTTTGGTGGTAAGAGGATTGGGAACCAGACAAATTTCGAGAAACTCGAATGGTTTGCTGAAGAACTCGTTTTGGAACATCAGAGTAGGAGTCGACGTATTGCTCCCACTGTTGCGTTTAAACAAACCGCCTCTACACCGACGTAA